AGCGTGCGCCCCGCTGCGGGGCGCGAACACGTCCACTTCCTCACCTCACGCCACCGCGGCCAACTCTCGGTGGTGCCCCACGACGCGCTGCCGCTGATCCGCGACGGGCGGGTGGACCGGCGGCTCTTCGACGTCACCGGCCTCATCGCCGCCGGCTACGACGACGCCCGCAGCGATCACCTGCCGGTGCTGCTCCGCGCGTCGTCGACCGGGGCCGCGCGGCGGGTCGCCGCGCCGGCCGGCGTGACCGTCACCCGGGAGTTGCCCGCGATCCACGGGTTCGCCGGCACCGCGGCGAAGCAGCGGGCCAGCGAGGTGTGGGCGGCGCTCACCGGCCGGGCCGGAGCCCGGGTCGACACGGCGGGGGGTGTCGACCGGATCTGGCTCGACGGCCGGCGGAAGGTCACCCTCGACCACAGCGTTCCGCAGATCGGCGCACCGGCCGCCCACCAGGCCGGCTACACCGGCCGGGGCGTCCGGGTCGCGGTGCTGGACACCGGGGTCGACACGACGCACCCGGACCTGGCCGGTCGGGTGGCCGAGTCGCAGAACTTCACCGAGGAGTCCGCGACGACCGACGTGGTCGGGCACGGCACGCACGTCGCCTCGATCATCGGCGGGAGCGGTGCCGCCTCCGGCGGCCGCTACCGGGGCGTGGCACCGGACGCCACCCTGCTCTCCGGCAAGGTTTGCGAGGTCTTCGGCTGCACCGACTCGGCGATCCTCGCCGGCATGCAGTGGGCCGCCGTCGACCAGCGGGCGGACGTGATCAACATCAGCATCGGCGGCATGGACACGCCGGAGCTCGACCCGCTCGAGGAGGCGATCAACCAACTCACGGCGACGACCGGCGCGCTCTTCGTGGTCTCCGCCGGCAACGATGGCGGCTTCGCCCCGGTCAGCTCACCGGCGACCGCCGACGCGGCGCTCGCCGTCGGCGCCGTCGACCGGGAGGACGTGCTGGCCGACTTCTCCAGTCGCGGCCCACGGACCGGCGACGAGGCGCTCAAGCCGGACCTCACGGCTCCGGGCGTGGAGATCGTCGCGGCCCGCGCCGCGGAGGGCGTGATCGGTGACCCGGCGGGGGAGGGGTACGTCTCGATCTCCGGCACCTCCATGGCCGCCCCGCACGTCGCCGGTGCGGTCGCCCTCCTCGCCCAGCAGCACACCGGCTGGGGGGCCGGGCAGCTCAAGGCCACCCTGATGGCGTCGGCGAAGCCGCACCCGGAGCAGTCCGCGTACGAGCAGGGGGCCGGTCGGGTCGACGTGGCCCGGGCGATCACGCAGACCGTCACCAGTGAGCCGGTGAGCGTCTCGTTCGGCCGGACGACCTGGCCCCACCAGGACGACACCCCGGTCACCCGGGAGGTGACCTGGCGCAACGACGGCGCGGCACCGGTCACCCTCGACCTCACCGTCGAGGCCACCGGGCCGACCGGCGCGCCGGCACCGGCCGGCCTGTTCACCCTGAGCACGGCCCAGGTCACCGTGCCGGCCGGCGGCACGGCCTCGGCCACGGTCACCGCCGACACCCGGATCGGTGACGCGGACGGCCACTACACCGGCCGCGTCGTCGCCCGCGCCGGGGACAGCGTGGCCGTCACGCCGTTCGGTGTGCACCGGGAGGTGGAGAGCTACACCCTCACCGTCCGGCACGTCGACGAGACCGGGGCCCTCACCGGCAACGCGTTCACCGTCCTCGCCGGGCTGGACGAGTCCGGCGGGCAGGAGGCGTCCGACCCCGACGGGACCACCGAGCTGCGGATACCGAAGGGCCGGTACGGGGTGTTGACCTTCCTCAACGGCGGGGACGAGGAGAACCCCCGGACGGCGTTGATGGCCCGCCCCGAACTGGTGCTCGACCGGGACACGACGATCACCATCGACGCGCGGCAGGCGAAGCCGGTGCGGACCACCGTCCCGGATCCGTCGGCCACACCGGCTCTGGTCGAGGTCGGGGCGAACGTGCTCGCCGCCGACG
This genomic stretch from Micromonospora krabiensis harbors:
- a CDS encoding S8 family serine peptidase is translated as MHRIRKISGAGLAFALVLAGPTAVSAAPPIDPGPAAAAPRASSATADHTTVTLLTGDRVTVTRSGGASVRPAAGREHVHFLTSRHRGQLSVVPHDALPLIRDGRVDRRLFDVTGLIAAGYDDARSDHLPVLLRASSTGAARRVAAPAGVTVTRELPAIHGFAGTAAKQRASEVWAALTGRAGARVDTAGGVDRIWLDGRRKVTLDHSVPQIGAPAAHQAGYTGRGVRVAVLDTGVDTTHPDLAGRVAESQNFTEESATTDVVGHGTHVASIIGGSGAASGGRYRGVAPDATLLSGKVCEVFGCTDSAILAGMQWAAVDQRADVINISIGGMDTPELDPLEEAINQLTATTGALFVVSAGNDGGFAPVSSPATADAALAVGAVDREDVLADFSSRGPRTGDEALKPDLTAPGVEIVAARAAEGVIGDPAGEGYVSISGTSMAAPHVAGAVALLAQQHTGWGAGQLKATLMASAKPHPEQSAYEQGAGRVDVARAITQTVTSEPVSVSFGRTTWPHQDDTPVTREVTWRNDGAAPVTLDLTVEATGPTGAPAPAGLFTLSTAQVTVPAGGTASATVTADTRIGDADGHYTGRVVARAGDSVAVTPFGVHREVESYTLTVRHVDETGALTGNAFTVLAGLDESGGQEASDPDGTTELRIPKGRYGVLTFLNGGDEENPRTALMARPELVLDRDTTITIDARQAKPVRTTVPDPSATPALVEVGANVLAADGGAYGFSALGLDFTGLSSGQHGPAGSPEHFLGTVSSQWADRTATSSPYLYALSEGFPGRQPTGFDRHYRSRDLATVTHRFRGGYPGLSTERVVFPHLEPDVGGWAAVLPTSLPGQRVEHYNTRGVRWSGEMTFGVPTEDGWIEPRAVLVGEERTYRPGRKSREDWNSAPYGPSFPAPRWPGQGLTRLGDLIVLDVPLHSDADGHAGGSLPESARTALYRDGKLVGENGEPGYGEFEVPGGAASYRLETVTRRSFTDLSTEVGAAWTFRSRHVAGEDFARLPAMAVRFAPPLDVANNAPAGRTFTIPVTVERQPGAPSARVAALTVDVSYDGGTTWRRATVRPGDGGWKATVRHPAGTGYASLRATARDTAGNTVTQHIIQAYRLR